CCCGGTCTCGGTGGTGAGCCGCGTGATGCCCTCGGCGGCGTTGTAGTACGCCTGCGCGACGGCCGTGTTCGGCTTGTGCGAGCCGACCGGGCTCACGCCCTCGTACTTGTAGTAGATCCGGGCCTTCGTGCCGAGCGCCCGCTCGAGCCGCAGCGCGCGCACCAGCGGCGAGGGCCGCCACATCGCGTAGATCTCGCGCACGGTCTGCGGGATCTCGATGTACCGCTCGGTGCTGACCTCCTGGGCGATGAGCGCCATGGGGAACAGTGGCGCCAGGTCGTCCGGGGTGAGCGGCTGGCGGGTGCCCGGGTGCAGGTGCGGTGGCACCGGCTCTGGAAGGTCCGCGTTGAGGTTGTACCAGTGGGTCGGCACCGCCGAGGGGATCACGGCGCCGAGTGGCTCGAGGGAGCGCGCCGGGGTGGGGGTTGCTGAGGTGTCGGTGAGCGCCATTGCTGTCCCGTCTCGTCTGTCCTGGGGAACGTCTACGAGCCGGAGCCTAGACCGCGCCATGCGGCCTCAGGGGGCGTCCTCAATCGGTGGTCGGCGCGGTGGTCTCGTCCCGCAGCCGCGGCTCGGTGCGCAGCTCCGGGTGGAAGCCCGCCTTGTCGGCGTAGAACGCGCGCACCCGGTCCATGTCCGCGGCGACGTCGCCGGTGAGCCGCAGCGTCTCGCCCAGGCCCGCCGTCATGGTGGTCCGGTCGACGAAGCCCAGGGTGACCGGCAGCCCGGTCTCATAGGCGACCCGGTAGAAGCCGGACTTCCAGTACTCGCCCTTGCTGCGCGTCCCCTCAGGAGTGATGACGAGGTAGAAGAGCTCCCCGGCGCGCACCCGGCCGATGAGGTCGTCCACCAGGCCTTGCGGGTTGCGGCGGTCCACGGGGATGCCGCCCAGGGCCCGCATCAACCAGCCGAACGGCGGGATGAAGAGCGTCTTCTTGCCCAGGTAGCGGACCTTCAGCCCGTGTGCCCACGCGATCGCCAACATCAGGATGAAGTCCCAGTTGGAGGTGTGCGGGGCTCCGATCAGGATGCCGACACCGTCGTCGGGGAGTTGCGCCTTGCGCAGCCGCCAACGGCTCACTGACCAGAAGGCGCGGGACAGGGCGCGCTGGATCCTCATCGGCTCATCACAGAGGGGATGGTAAGCAGCGAACCTCGGATCTGCCGGGACGTCCCGGATGACGTGCGGTAGGACAGGGGCATGACCCCTGCGCCCGTCCGGCTCCTGCTGCTCGCCGACACCCACGTGCCGGCCCGGGCGCGCGACCTTCCGGCCGAGGTCTGGGACGCGGTCGACACCGCCGACGTCGTGGTCCACGCGGGCGACTGGGTGGACGTGAGCCTGCTTGACGCGCTCGAGCAGCGTGCCCGCCGGCTTGTCGCGTGCCACGGGAACAACGACGGGCAGCCGCTGCGGGAGCGGCTGCCGCTGATCGGCCGCATCGAGCTCGACGGGGTGCGGCTCGCCGTGGTGCACGAGACGGGGCCCGCCGCCGGCCGGGAGCAGCGCGCGGACGTGGCGCATCCGGACGTGGACTGCCTGGTGTTCGGGCACAGCCACATCCCATGGGACTCGACCACGCCCGGCGGGATGCGCCTGCTCAACCCGGGCTCGCCAACCGACCGGCGGCGACAGCCGCACTGCACGTACATGACCGCGGCGATCGATCTCGGCGGGGTGCGCGACGTCGAGCTGCACCGGATCCTCCGCTGACGGGCGGCGGCTCAGGCAGGTGGCAGCGCCATGACCCGGGTGAGCGTCACGCCCGGGTCGTCGGGAAGCGCCGCGCCGCCCGAGCCCTCGACGCGCGCGACCGCTCCCCCGGCCACCCCCTCGGCCGCCGCACCGGTGGCGTCGACCGACGAGTAGACAAATCGGCTGGCGCCCGGCCGCACGTCCTGCGCCTCGACCCGGAAGTGGTCACCGGCCACCCAGATCTGCACCGCGAGGTGCTCCCCCGGCGTCCAGCCCCACTCGGCGAGGTCCGCCGCCGAGTCCACCGGCTCCTCGTCGTCGAAGAGCAGGGCCGAGTGCATCGCCATCGCCAGGTTCCGCACGCTCGACGCCGTCGAGGCGTCGTACGCCGGGCCGAAGAGCGCCGCCGGGGCGGACAACACCGAGCTGGGAGCCATCGCGGCCACGGCGATGAGCGCGCCTATGCCGAACACCAGTGACCGTGCCTGCATCGTGCTCCCCGTGCGGCGCGGGGGGTGGCGCGGACGTCCCGCACCGGCTGTCGCCCTCGCGCCGGATCGGATGAACCTCGCATATCAGACAGTGTTGTGCGGAGGTATCTGGTGATTGACACCCGGATGGGTGTTTCTCTCACCCGATCGCCGGGCAGGTCGACCCGCTCGTCGCGTGTGCCGCCAGGTCGTCAGACAGCGGCGGTCGGCCCCCTGCCGCGCGCTACGGCGTCGTGAGCTCGAAGCCGCGCACCGTCACGGACCCACCGAGCGCACGCGTCGCGTGGTGGAAGATCCCGGCCCGGTAGCCCATGAAGAACTGCCACGCCGCCTCGAGGGTCATCGCGGGCCCGAGCGGTGCGAACGTCTCGCCGTCGGTGCTCCACGAGAACGTCGCCTGCCGGTCGGCGCCGGGGCGGATGTCGGCCTGCACGCGCAGCCACACCCGGCCCCCGGTCAGCGGCGCCGACGCACGCTCGGTTCCGGTGCTCGTCGTCGCCCACTGCTCGTCCATCGTCAGGCCGTCGGTCATGACGACGCGGTCCGTGCCGTCGTCCGCCCGGACGACCCCGACCCAGGCCGACGTCTGGCGGAGCATGACGAGCCCCGCACGGTCACCGGCGCGCATCCCGGACACGTCCAGCTCGATCGTCACGGTCGACGTCGGGCCCTGCAGCCGGTGCGTGAGGGTGTTCCGGGCGGCGTACAGGTCGTCGGTCACGGTGACCGCGCGCAGCGTCAGCCCGTCGCCGGGCGTGACCGCCGAGAGGTCCGGGTTGTGGTTCCACTCCCACCGCGGGGCGAGCGTCGGCGCGGTGAACGTGTCGGCGCCCGTGAGCGGCTCGACGGCGCGTGCCGGCGCGGTCGCCGGGCGCGGGTAGTCCGTCGCCCAGCGCCCGTCGACTGTCCGCAGGACCGGCCAGCCGTCGACCCAGGTGATGGGGGCCAGCGTCGGCATCCGCCCCCCGGGGTAGGCGTCGGTGAACGCCATGTACCACCAGTCGCCGTCGGGGGTGTCGACGAGCCCGCCCTGGTGCGGCACGCCCCCGCCCTCGATCGGCCCCGGCAGGTCGAGCAGCACCTCGCGGATCTCGTACGGCCCCCACGGGGACCGCGAGCGCAGCACGTACTGCCCGTTGGCGGGCCGCGTGAGCCACAGGTAGTACAGGCCGTCCTTGCGGTAGAACCGGGCGCCCTCGAGGACACCGATCTCCGGGGGCGTGCGGAACACCACCTGCGACCGGACCTCGCGGGTGCCGGTCGCGTCGAGCTGCGCGACGCTGATCGTCGTGTTGCCGTACGCGACGTACATCGTGTCGTCGTCGTCGACGAGCAGCCCGGCGTCGTAGTACCCGGCCTCGATGCGCGCCTTCCTCGTCCACGGGCCCTCGACGGCCGGTGCGGTCCACACGTACGTCCGGTCGAGCTCGACGCAGCCGTACCAGTAGAACGTCGCCTCGCCGGGACGGTAGCCGAACGCCGACGCCCAGATCCCCTTGACGTACCGGCTGCCTCCGACGAGGTCATACCGCTCGTCGTCGAAGTCGAGGCGCGGCACGGAGTGCCCCGCGTGCTCCCAGGTGAGGAGGTCGTACGAGCGCAGGATCGGCGCACCCGGCGAGTAGTGCATCGTCGAGGCCGAGTAGTAGTACGTGTCGCCCACCCGGACGACGTCACCGTCGGCGAAGTCCTGCCAGACGACGGGGTTCGTGTACGTCGCGGGGGCCGCTGCCGGCGTGAGGGCCTGCGCGTCGGCGGGGTGCTGGTGGCTCATGCCGTCCCGGTTCATCGCTGCGGTGCACGGCGCACGGCCGTGCGCCGTCGGACGGCCCAGTTGACCACGGGCGGGACCCCCGCTCGCGCGGCGACGCACCGTTGGCATACTCGGGGCACACCCAGCAGCGAAGGAGCCGAGCATGCCGAAGCCGCCCCTGCCGCAGGACGTCGTCGACCTCCTGCGCCGTCCCAACCCGGCGGTCATGGCGACCGTCGACCTCCAGGGCCGTCCGGTGACCGTTGCGACCTGGTACCTGCTCGAGGACGACGGGCGGGTCCTGCTCAACCTCGACGCCGCTCGCGCACGGCTCACCCACCTGCGCGCGAACCCGGACGTCTCGCTCACCGTGCTGGCGGAGAACTGGTACACGCACGTGAGCGTCCAGGGCCGCGTCGTGGACATCAGCGACGACGTCGACCTCGCCGACATCGACCGGCTGTCGACGCACTACGGCGGCAACCCGTACCCGGTGCGCGACCGCCCGCGGGTGAGCGTGCGCGTGGAGATCGACCGCTGGCACGGGTGGGGCGCCGTCCGGCAGGACTAGCCCGGCCCCGTCTCGGCGCCAAGCTCACCGTCTGCGCACACGCATCCCGGTCGGCGCTGCGGTGCAGGAACTCGTCGAAGCTGTCCGAGCGGCGTGGCTGGCAACTACGCCGGCGGCACAGACGCGAAGCGGGCGCTGCTGCACTTGGAGTCCGCGGGGGGCCATGAGCGCTCCGCATGCGGCGCCATCGGGGCTCTGCTAGACCTGGCCTGACGCTCGACTCGTCGCGTGATCGGCTCTGGGGGGGCACCGATGTCGCGTGTGCTGTGGACCGTCTGGCTCGCCGGGGTGACTGACTCCGACAACTACTACAAGTCGACGACGGTGCGCTTCCTGCCCACCGACGTGGTCGCGACCATCGCGGTGTCCGCGTTCCGGGCCGAGCTGCCCGCCCGCGACAACCTCATCCGGCCCGAGGTGGACGCGTGGATCACCCCGAAGATCCCGCTGACCCCCTGGGGCGGGCACGAGTACGGCTCCTCGAACTCCCGGTGGGCGGACGACGTCAGCGAGCTCACGTTCAACATCCGGGTCTCGAGGGCCGCCACAGCCGCCACCGGCATCGTGCACGACCGTCGTGACGGCTCCCTGGGGACCCGTGCCGCGCAGGTGCTCCAGCGGGCCGTCGTGGACCGGGCCAGCGGCGCCATCCACCACCTGCACACCGACGTCACCCTCGAGGGCGCGACCCCGGTCGACCTGGACGCCCTCGACGTGCTGCTCGCACGGGAGGGCCTGGACGTCGTGGGCCTCGAGCCGCTCTCGGACGAGGCGGGCGCGCGGCCCGCGCGCTACGACCGCGAGCAGGATCGCGTGGTGTTCGGCGGGCCGCACTCCTCCGGCGCCGCCTGACCGGACCACCCAGGGCTCTGCTCGCCCTTCCGGAGTCGTCACGCGGGCTCGATTGCCCTTCCACAGGCCTGCCGCTTTCGTTTCTTTCGATCTAGACTCACGGCATGAGCACGATCCTTGAGCACACGGTGCTGCCTCCGCCTGCCAGCTCGACGCTGTCCGACCTCGCGGCAGCGTTGGAAGCGGCCGACTCGCCATCGCTCGTCAGCCCGGACGGATCGCAGATCGCGCTGCCCGATGAGGTCCTCGCGGTGTTGCGAGATGCCGTGCGCGCCATGGCACAAGGGCAGGCGATCACCCTGGCACCCCACGACACGGTCTTGACGACCCAGGATGCCGCCAACTTCCTCGGGATCTCGCGCCCCACACTGGTCAGACTCCTGACCGACGGGGTGATCCCGTACACCCAGCCCAACCGGCATCGACGAGTTCGACTCTCGGACCTAGTCGACTACCAGCAGCGCTCACGACACGAGCGCCGCCAGATCTTGGCCGAGATGTCCCGCGAGGCCACCGCGGACGACAACACAGGAGACGGCTTCGAGGCAACACGCTGAGATGACGACTCTCGCCGTCCTCGACGCATGCGTGCTCGTCCCACATCCACTGTTCGACACGCTGCTGCGCGTTGCTGACGCAGGACTGTTCCGCCCTTTGTGGTCGGACCAGATCTTGATAGAGGTCGAGCGAACACTGACTCTCAAGCGAGGCCTGACTCCTCACAAGGCGCGTCGACGCATCGACCAGATGAGACGCGCGTTCCCTGAGGCGCTGATCGAGGGATACGACGACCTCATCCCGGCGATGACCAACCACCCCAAAGACCGTCATGTCGTGGCTGCGGCAGTGTTCTCGGGCGCGAACCTCATCGTGACCGCCAACCTGAAGGACTTCCCGGCTCAGTCCTTGAGGCACTACGACCTCGAGGCGCGCCATCCGGACGACTTCCTCCTCGATCAACTGAATCTCGACGTGGACGCTGTCATCGAGTGCCTACACCAGCAGCGCGCCGACTACACCGATCCAGCCATGGAGGTCACGGAGTTCTTCGCGGCTTTCATGCCGACGGTGCCGCGATTCGCGCAGGCCGCCCATTCCCTGGAGGCCAGCGTGGCGCCCGAAGTCATCGGCACCTTCTTCGGCAGCGGTCTTCCTGGCGAGAACCTCTGACACCTCCACCGACTTGTGCAGCGACGCCGAGGCCCGGTCAACCCGTTGTCACGGGCTTGCGGTAGATGCGGGTGCTGGTGAGGCGGCCGGTGCCGTCGTCCTCGCCGAGGGCGTCGAGCTGGGCGCGGATCTCGTCCTCGACGATCAGGTACCGCATGCCGGTGCGCAGGTCGCGGTCGTTGCGCAGGCGCACGATCAGCGGGAACACCGACAGGGCGTTCGTGTCGAACAGGCCCGTGGTGTAGACGAGCTGCACGCCGAGCGCCGCGGCGACCCCGAGCTGCAGGTCCAGCAGGTAGCCGGCCGAGGCGCGCCCGATGGGGTTGTCCAGGA
The sequence above is a segment of the Cellulomonas chengniuliangii genome. Coding sequences within it:
- a CDS encoding TIGR03618 family F420-dependent PPOX class oxidoreductase, producing MPKPPLPQDVVDLLRRPNPAVMATVDLQGRPVTVATWYLLEDDGRVLLNLDAARARLTHLRANPDVSLTVLAENWYTHVSVQGRVVDISDDVDLADIDRLSTHYGGNPYPVRDRPRVSVRVEIDRWHGWGAVRQD
- a CDS encoding glycoside hydrolase family 43 protein: MSHQHPADAQALTPAAAPATYTNPVVWQDFADGDVVRVGDTYYYSASTMHYSPGAPILRSYDLLTWEHAGHSVPRLDFDDERYDLVGGSRYVKGIWASAFGYRPGEATFYWYGCVELDRTYVWTAPAVEGPWTRKARIEAGYYDAGLLVDDDDTMYVAYGNTTISVAQLDATGTREVRSQVVFRTPPEIGVLEGARFYRKDGLYYLWLTRPANGQYVLRSRSPWGPYEIREVLLDLPGPIEGGGVPHQGGLVDTPDGDWWYMAFTDAYPGGRMPTLAPITWVDGWPVLRTVDGRWATDYPRPATAPARAVEPLTGADTFTAPTLAPRWEWNHNPDLSAVTPGDGLTLRAVTVTDDLYAARNTLTHRLQGPTSTVTIELDVSGMRAGDRAGLVMLRQTSAWVGVVRADDGTDRVVMTDGLTMDEQWATTSTGTERASAPLTGGRVWLRVQADIRPGADRQATFSWSTDGETFAPLGPAMTLEAAWQFFMGYRAGIFHHATRALGGSVTVRGFELTTP
- a CDS encoding PIN domain-containing protein; the protein is MTTLAVLDACVLVPHPLFDTLLRVADAGLFRPLWSDQILIEVERTLTLKRGLTPHKARRRIDQMRRAFPEALIEGYDDLIPAMTNHPKDRHVVAAAVFSGANLIVTANLKDFPAQSLRHYDLEARHPDDFLLDQLNLDVDAVIECLHQQRADYTDPAMEVTEFFAAFMPTVPRFAQAAHSLEASVAPEVIGTFFGSGLPGENL
- a CDS encoding helix-turn-helix domain-containing protein, whose product is MSTILEHTVLPPPASSTLSDLAAALEAADSPSLVSPDGSQIALPDEVLAVLRDAVRAMAQGQAITLAPHDTVLTTQDAANFLGISRPTLVRLLTDGVIPYTQPNRHRRVRLSDLVDYQQRSRHERRQILAEMSREATADDNTGDGFEATR
- a CDS encoding 1-acyl-sn-glycerol-3-phosphate acyltransferase translates to MRIQRALSRAFWSVSRWRLRKAQLPDDGVGILIGAPHTSNWDFILMLAIAWAHGLKVRYLGKKTLFIPPFGWLMRALGGIPVDRRNPQGLVDDLIGRVRAGELFYLVITPEGTRSKGEYWKSGFYRVAYETGLPVTLGFVDRTTMTAGLGETLRLTGDVAADMDRVRAFYADKAGFHPELRTEPRLRDETTAPTTD
- a CDS encoding metallophosphoesterase family protein, which produces MTPAPVRLLLLADTHVPARARDLPAEVWDAVDTADVVVHAGDWVDVSLLDALEQRARRLVACHGNNDGQPLRERLPLIGRIELDGVRLAVVHETGPAAGREQRADVAHPDVDCLVFGHSHIPWDSTTPGGMRLLNPGSPTDRRRQPHCTYMTAAIDLGGVRDVELHRILR